The Micromonospora sp. NBC_01740 genome includes a window with the following:
- the cydC gene encoding thiol reductant ABC exporter subunit CydC, with translation MTDDRPPADARPTHAPGAAADARPGTQSTHAPGDAADARTGPGRAGSAERAVLRLARPYLNRLLGAGLLAAATEFAGLALMATATWLLMSAAGQPPLDRLTVAIVAVRALAISRGVLRYTERLAGHDAVLRLITDVRARVFGTLAARPTARQRSGDALSRLVSDVEAVQDLLLRVLVPASAAALVSVLAVGGAALMSPAAAGVLAVGLLVAGVALPALATALTRRAAAELAPLRGALATDAVDLTHGAADLAAFGATGHALEAAGARTHRLARLERRLAATGFAVDATGVLVAGLTAGAVVLAALADDVDGVLVGVLAVGTLAAVEIALALVGAARQWTQLRTGLTRVAALLDAPAGPATSDGAEVGPGPYDVRFEEVTVRYREGAPPALDGFSLDLPPGRRVAVVGPSGAGKSTLAAVLTGAVRPAHGRVTLDGRGLSAYRAEELPRAVGGLLAEAYVFHASVRENLLLGRPAAGEEELAAATAAAGLLDWVHEQPDGWDTVVGEEGGQLSGGQRQRLALARALLAAPGVLVLDEPTEGLDPAAADAVLASALAATPAGHSVLLISHRLSGLAELDEIVVLDAGRVAQRGRHAELVAAPGWYRDQWLIQEAAERGYLALRP, from the coding sequence ATGACCGACGACCGTCCTCCCGCCGACGCCCGACCCACCCACGCGCCCGGTGCCGCCGCCGACGCCCGACCCGGCACGCAGAGCACCCACGCCCCCGGGGACGCTGCCGACGCCCGGACCGGGCCGGGGCGGGCCGGCTCCGCCGAGCGGGCCGTGCTGCGGCTGGCCAGGCCGTACCTGAACCGGCTGCTCGGCGCGGGACTGCTCGCCGCCGCCACCGAGTTCGCCGGCCTCGCCCTGATGGCCACCGCGACCTGGCTGCTGATGAGCGCCGCCGGCCAGCCCCCGCTGGACCGCCTCACCGTGGCGATCGTGGCGGTCCGGGCGCTGGCGATCAGCCGGGGCGTGCTCCGCTACACCGAACGGCTCGCCGGGCACGACGCCGTGCTGCGGCTGATCACCGACGTCCGGGCCCGGGTCTTCGGCACCCTCGCCGCCCGCCCGACGGCCCGGCAGCGCTCCGGCGACGCGCTGAGCCGGCTCGTCTCCGACGTGGAGGCCGTCCAGGACCTGCTGCTGCGGGTGCTGGTGCCGGCCTCGGCGGCGGCGCTGGTCAGCGTGCTCGCGGTCGGCGGGGCGGCGCTGATGTCGCCGGCCGCCGCCGGGGTGCTCGCGGTCGGGCTGCTGGTCGCCGGGGTGGCGCTGCCCGCCCTGGCCACCGCGCTGACCCGGCGCGCCGCCGCCGAGCTGGCGCCGCTGCGCGGCGCCCTCGCCACCGACGCGGTCGACCTCACCCACGGCGCCGCCGACCTGGCCGCGTTCGGCGCCACCGGGCACGCGCTGGAGGCGGCCGGGGCACGGACCCACCGGCTGGCCCGGTTGGAGCGGCGGCTCGCCGCCACGGGCTTCGCCGTCGACGCGACGGGGGTGCTCGTGGCCGGGCTGACCGCCGGCGCGGTGGTGCTCGCCGCACTCGCCGACGACGTGGACGGGGTGCTGGTCGGCGTCCTGGCGGTCGGCACGCTCGCCGCCGTCGAGATCGCGCTGGCGCTGGTCGGGGCCGCCCGGCAGTGGACCCAGCTGCGGACCGGCCTGACCCGGGTCGCCGCCCTGCTGGACGCCCCGGCCGGTCCGGCCACCTCCGACGGCGCGGAGGTCGGCCCCGGGCCGTACGACGTCCGGTTCGAGGAGGTCACCGTCCGGTACCGGGAGGGCGCCCCGCCCGCCCTGGACGGGTTCAGCCTGGACCTGCCGCCCGGTCGCCGGGTCGCGGTGGTCGGGCCCAGCGGCGCCGGCAAGAGCACCCTGGCCGCCGTCCTCACCGGCGCGGTGCGCCCCGCACACGGCCGGGTCACCCTCGACGGGCGCGGGCTGTCGGCGTACCGGGCCGAGGAACTGCCCCGCGCGGTCGGCGGACTGCTCGCCGAGGCGTACGTCTTCCACGCCTCCGTGCGGGAGAACCTGCTGCTCGGGCGGCCCGCGGCCGGCGAGGAGGAGCTGGCGGCGGCGACCGCGGCGGCCGGGCTGCTGGACTGGGTGCACGAGCAGCCCGACGGCTGGGACACCGTGGTCGGCGAGGAGGGCGGCCAGCTCTCCGGCGGCCAGCGGCAGCGGCTCGCGCTGGCCCGGGCGCTGCTCGCGGCGCCGGGTGTGCTGGTGCTCGACGAGCCGACCGAGGGGCTCGATCCCGCCGCCGCCGACGCGGTGCTCGCCTCCGCGCTGGCGGCCACCCCGGCCGGGCACTCCGTGCTGTTGATCAGCCACCGGCTCAGCGGGCTCGCCGAGCTGGACGAGATCGTGGTGCTGGACGCCGGGCGGGTGGCCCAGCGCGGCCGGCACGCCGAACTGGTCGCCGCCCCCGGCTGGTACCGGGACCAGTGGCTGATCCAGGAGGCGGCCGAACGCGGGTACCTGGCGCTGCGCCCCTGA
- the cydD gene encoding thiol reductant ABC exporter subunit CydD, producing MNRRPFDPRLLRRVPGARRDLAVLALLGVLAAGLVVAQATALAALLATAFEGRLDRPALAGFATAVAARSLLLWAQGTVSARVAATVKATLRADLLGAVGRHGPGWVAGQRAGQLATLTGRGLDALDAYFTGYLPQLVLSVTVPVAVLARIFLADWSSALIIAVTLPLIPIFGALLGWQAQAATERQWRRLSLLGGHFLDMVAGLPTLRAFGRARAQTDVVRRMADGHRVATMKTLRIAFLSALVLELVATLSVALVAVPVGVRLLGGGLTLQTALLVLLLTPEAYLPLRAAGARFHASMEGLTALDEALTLSAAAPAPARGAGAAVPDGRGEIRFEAVTVAYERTTALRDVTLTIRPGERVAVIGPSGAGKSTLLGLLLGFVTPTAGQVTVGGVDLADADADGWRRQVAWVPQRAHLFAAPLADNIRLGAPDTPDAALATAVHDAALDDVVAGLPDGLATVLGERGHGLSSGQRQRVALARAFLRDAPVVLLDEPTARLDTAAEAVVLDATRRLVAGRTALLVAHRPALLADADRILRIEDGRVTELTPTAAGEATR from the coding sequence GTGAACCGCCGTCCCTTCGACCCGCGTCTGCTGCGCCGGGTCCCGGGGGCCCGGCGCGACCTCGCCGTGCTCGCGCTGCTCGGCGTGCTGGCCGCGGGGCTGGTCGTCGCGCAGGCCACGGCGCTGGCCGCGCTGCTGGCGACCGCGTTCGAAGGGCGGCTCGACCGGCCCGCGCTGGCCGGCTTCGCCACCGCGGTGGCCGCCCGCTCACTGCTGCTCTGGGCGCAGGGCACGGTGTCGGCGCGGGTCGCGGCGACGGTCAAGGCGACGCTGCGGGCCGACCTGCTCGGGGCGGTCGGGCGGCACGGCCCCGGCTGGGTCGCGGGACAGCGCGCCGGGCAGCTCGCCACGCTGACCGGGCGCGGGCTGGACGCGCTCGACGCGTACTTCACCGGCTACCTGCCGCAGCTGGTGCTCAGCGTCACCGTGCCGGTCGCCGTACTGGCCCGGATCTTCCTCGCCGACTGGAGCTCGGCGCTGATCATCGCGGTCACCCTGCCACTGATCCCGATCTTCGGCGCGCTGCTCGGCTGGCAGGCGCAGGCCGCCACCGAGCGGCAGTGGCGGCGGCTCTCCCTGCTCGGCGGGCACTTCCTCGACATGGTCGCCGGCCTGCCCACCCTGCGCGCGTTCGGCCGGGCCCGGGCGCAGACCGACGTGGTCCGCCGGATGGCCGACGGCCACCGGGTCGCGACCATGAAGACGCTGCGGATCGCGTTCCTGTCCGCCCTGGTGCTGGAGCTGGTGGCCACCCTCTCGGTGGCGCTGGTCGCCGTGCCGGTCGGCGTGCGGCTGCTCGGCGGCGGGCTGACCCTCCAGACCGCGCTGCTGGTGCTGCTGCTCACCCCGGAGGCGTACCTCCCGCTGCGGGCCGCCGGCGCCCGGTTCCACGCCAGCATGGAGGGGCTCACCGCGCTGGACGAGGCGCTGACCCTGTCGGCCGCCGCCCCCGCGCCGGCGCGCGGCGCGGGCGCGGCCGTCCCCGACGGCCGCGGCGAGATCCGGTTCGAGGCGGTGACCGTGGCGTACGAGCGGACCACCGCCCTGCGCGACGTCACGCTGACCATCCGGCCGGGCGAGCGCGTCGCCGTGATCGGCCCCAGCGGCGCCGGCAAGAGCACGCTGCTCGGCCTGCTGCTCGGCTTCGTCACCCCGACCGCCGGCCAGGTCACCGTGGGCGGGGTCGACCTAGCCGACGCCGATGCCGACGGCTGGCGCCGCCAGGTGGCCTGGGTGCCCCAGCGGGCCCACCTCTTCGCCGCCCCGCTGGCCGACAACATCCGGCTCGGCGCGCCGGACACCCCCGACGCGGCGCTCGCCACGGCGGTCCACGACGCCGCCCTGGACGACGTGGTCGCCGGGCTGCCCGACGGGCTCGCCACCGTCCTCGGCGAACGCGGGCACGGCCTGTCCAGCGGGCAGCGGCAACGGGTCGCGCTGGCCCGCGCGTTCCTGCGGGACGCGCCCGTGGTGCTGCTCGACGAGCCGACCGCCCGGCTGGACACCGCCGCCGAGGCCGTCGTCCTCGACGCCACCCGCCGGCTGGTGGCCGGGCGGACGGCGCTGCTGGTGGCGCACCGGCCGGCGCTGCTCGCCGACGCGGACCGGATCCTGCGCATCGAGGACGGCCGGGTCACCGAGCTGACGCCCACGGCGGCCGGGGAGGCCACCCGATGA
- a CDS encoding cytochrome d ubiquinol oxidase subunit II, producing MELAWYALLGLFFAVYLVLGGYDYGVGLLLARGTDPARRRAALNAVGPFFLGNEVWLVAAVGILFGAFPVLEGELLSGFYPAVLAALTGVILVTAGVQLRSRPDGQRARAWWDRIVVVGSVLAALGWGAVLAGLLQGVPLHADGHVAGVTHLFTPFVAAAGLAVVALVALHGATFLTLRLPAADAAPVGRLAGRLVPVALTTVGAATVLGLLSADVRAAARQPVVGVLLLSLLVAALLTARAALARRRPGLAFAATCASLALPVALAGATIWPYALVSTVDPGASLTVADAAASTPTLRLLSWLTLPLLPALLGFQAMCWWVFRGRTDGRAPVYW from the coding sequence GTGGAACTCGCCTGGTACGCCCTGCTCGGGCTCTTCTTCGCCGTCTACCTGGTGCTCGGCGGCTACGACTACGGCGTCGGCCTGCTGCTCGCCCGGGGCACCGACCCTGCCCGCCGCCGCGCCGCGCTCAACGCGGTCGGCCCGTTCTTCCTCGGCAACGAGGTCTGGCTGGTGGCCGCCGTCGGCATCCTGTTCGGCGCCTTCCCCGTGTTGGAGGGGGAACTGCTCTCCGGCTTCTACCCGGCGGTGCTCGCCGCGTTGACCGGGGTCATCCTGGTGACCGCCGGCGTGCAGCTGCGCAGCCGCCCCGACGGGCAGCGGGCCCGCGCCTGGTGGGACCGGATCGTGGTCGTCGGCAGCGTGCTCGCCGCGCTCGGCTGGGGTGCCGTGCTGGCCGGGCTGCTCCAGGGCGTACCGCTGCACGCCGACGGCCACGTCGCCGGGGTGACCCACCTCTTCACCCCGTTCGTGGCCGCCGCCGGGCTCGCCGTCGTCGCGCTGGTCGCGCTGCACGGTGCGACCTTCCTCACGCTCCGGCTGCCCGCCGCCGACGCCGCGCCGGTCGGGCGACTGGCCGGCCGGCTCGTCCCGGTCGCGCTCACCACAGTCGGCGCGGCCACCGTCCTCGGCCTGCTCTCCGCCGACGTACGCGCCGCCGCACGGCAGCCGGTGGTGGGCGTACTGCTGCTGTCGTTGCTGGTCGCGGCGCTGCTGACGGCCCGGGCGGCGCTCGCGCGGCGGCGGCCGGGGCTGGCCTTCGCCGCCACATGCGCGTCCCTGGCGCTGCCGGTGGCGCTGGCCGGTGCGACCATCTGGCCCTACGCGCTCGTCTCCACGGTCGACCCGGGCGCGTCGCTGACCGTGGCCGACGCGGCGGCGAGCACCCCCACGCTGCGGCTGCTGAGCTGGCTGACGCTGCCGCTCCTGCCGGCCCTACTAGGCTTTCAGGCGATGTGCTGGTGGGTGTTCCGGGGACGGACCGACGGCAGGGCACCGGTGTACTGGTGA
- a CDS encoding cytochrome ubiquinol oxidase subunit I: MDTLLLARLQFATTTSIHFLFVAVTLGLVTLLVGLQTAWVITNKPVYERLTRFWGQLYVINYVLGIATGIVMEFQFGLNWSGLSRYVGNVFGAPLAIETLVAFFLESTFLGMWIFGWHRLRRGVHLALLWGVAITAYASAFWIMVANSWLQNPVGYEVRDGVAHLTDFSALLDNPTFRVAFGHVVTAALLVGGMLMAAVSAWHLVRRTDDFALHRKGLRIGLITSAVAIFFVQGFGFAQFFAISDVQPTKFGDDAAAAPLIADWTARFGPGDYTPPALADVGLGFMILIGFTLGLLWLMLPLLWRDWVIRLRVPLWILQFALPLPFVAMILGWIAREVGRQPWAAYGLLPVDQAVSPVSPWLMLTSLIGFSLLLGALAVTNWVLLARHAARGAHDPALGRQPDQPPADPHPEPAFA; the protein is encoded by the coding sequence ATGGACACCCTGCTCCTCGCCCGCCTGCAGTTCGCGACCACCACCTCGATCCACTTCCTCTTCGTGGCGGTGACCCTCGGCCTCGTGACCCTGCTGGTCGGTCTCCAGACCGCCTGGGTGATCACCAACAAGCCGGTCTACGAACGGCTGACCCGCTTCTGGGGCCAGCTCTACGTGATCAACTACGTGCTCGGCATCGCCACCGGCATCGTGATGGAGTTCCAGTTCGGGCTGAACTGGAGCGGACTGTCGCGCTACGTCGGCAACGTCTTCGGCGCGCCGCTGGCCATCGAGACGCTTGTCGCGTTCTTCCTGGAGTCGACGTTCCTCGGCATGTGGATCTTCGGCTGGCACCGGCTGCGTCGGGGCGTCCACCTCGCCCTGCTCTGGGGCGTCGCGATCACCGCGTACGCCTCGGCGTTCTGGATCATGGTGGCGAACTCCTGGTTGCAGAACCCGGTCGGCTACGAGGTACGCGACGGGGTCGCGCACCTCACCGACTTCTCCGCGCTGCTGGACAACCCCACCTTCCGCGTGGCCTTCGGGCACGTCGTCACGGCGGCGCTGCTCGTCGGCGGAATGCTGATGGCGGCGGTCAGCGCGTGGCACCTGGTCCGGCGCACCGACGACTTCGCCCTGCACCGCAAGGGGCTACGCATCGGCCTGATCACCTCGGCGGTGGCGATCTTCTTCGTGCAGGGCTTCGGCTTCGCCCAGTTCTTCGCGATCAGCGACGTGCAGCCCACCAAGTTCGGCGACGACGCCGCCGCCGCGCCGCTGATCGCCGACTGGACCGCCCGGTTCGGCCCCGGCGACTACACCCCGCCGGCCCTCGCCGACGTCGGCCTCGGTTTCATGATCCTGATCGGTTTCACCCTCGGCCTGCTCTGGCTGATGCTCCCGCTGCTCTGGCGGGACTGGGTGATCCGGCTGCGCGTCCCGCTGTGGATCCTCCAGTTCGCCCTGCCGCTGCCGTTCGTCGCGATGATCCTCGGCTGGATCGCCCGCGAGGTCGGCCGCCAGCCCTGGGCCGCGTACGGGCTCCTGCCCGTGGACCAGGCGGTGTCGCCGGTCAGCCCCTGGCTGATGCTCACCTCGCTGATCGGCTTCAGCCTGCTGCTCGGCGCGCTCGCCGTCACGAACTGGGTGCTGCTGGCCCGGCACGCCGCCCGGGGCGCGCACGACCCGGCCCTGGGCCGGCAACCGGACCAGCCGCCGGCCGACCCCCACCCCGAGCCCGCCTTCGCCTGA
- a CDS encoding M56 family metallopeptidase yields MAYALHFAASMLACWLTAQVLSRSTWTWRSPRVAIVCWQAVGLALGLSAMGVPMALGLSAYDRPTGSALVALATDLAHGTLPVGLGAPHLAAVGVGFGIGAVLLTTTVRSIHGTVRAQRRHRDLLALVARRDPTVPGALVLDHPSAAAYCLPGMKPRVVVSAGTLDLLDSAELAAVLAHERAHAQERHDLVLLPFTALSRALPWFAWVREAHDRVALLVEMRADDKAREAHADAPLAGALRRFAAAGNRVTPAGTLGLGDRDLDVRVQRLLVADRPPRLLGAAALTVATNVAALPVSLFLS; encoded by the coding sequence GTGGCGTACGCCCTGCACTTCGCCGCGTCGATGCTGGCCTGCTGGCTGACCGCGCAGGTGCTGTCCCGCTCCACCTGGACGTGGCGCAGTCCCCGGGTCGCGATCGTCTGCTGGCAGGCGGTCGGGCTGGCCCTCGGGCTCTCCGCCATGGGTGTGCCGATGGCGCTGGGCCTGTCCGCCTACGACCGCCCGACCGGCAGCGCGCTGGTCGCCCTCGCCACCGACCTCGCCCACGGCACCCTGCCCGTCGGGCTGGGCGCGCCGCACCTGGCCGCCGTCGGGGTGGGCTTCGGCATCGGCGCGGTGCTGCTGACGACGACCGTCCGCAGCATCCACGGCACCGTACGCGCCCAGCGCCGGCACCGGGACCTGCTCGCCCTGGTCGCCCGCCGGGACCCGACGGTGCCCGGGGCGCTGGTGCTGGACCATCCGAGCGCGGCGGCGTACTGCCTGCCCGGGATGAAGCCCCGGGTGGTGGTCAGCGCGGGCACGCTCGACCTGCTGGACAGCGCCGAGTTGGCGGCCGTGCTCGCCCACGAGCGGGCGCACGCCCAGGAACGGCACGACCTGGTGCTGCTGCCGTTCACCGCGCTCAGCCGGGCGCTGCCCTGGTTCGCCTGGGTCCGCGAGGCGCACGACCGGGTCGCCCTGCTGGTCGAGATGCGGGCCGACGACAAGGCCCGGGAGGCGCACGCCGACGCCCCGCTGGCCGGTGCGCTGCGCCGGTTCGCCGCGGCCGGCAACCGGGTGACTCCGGCCGGCACGCTCGGCCTGGGCGACCGGGACCTCGACGTCCGGGTGCAGCGGCTCCTGGTCGCCGACCGGCCGCCCCGGCTGCTCGGGGCCGCCGCGCTGACCGTGGCGACCAACGTGGCCGCCCTGCCGGTCTCCCTCTTCCTGAGCTGA
- a CDS encoding BlaI/MecI/CopY family transcriptional regulator yields MTRLGDLERAVMDVLWDSVPGTSDGITVREVADALDGRELAYTTVMTVLDRLAGKDMVQREREGRAWRYRAAASREAYIAQLMLDALDLGGSRDAALVRFARSVTGTEAEVLRAALGAEAEGAGHGGDALTDRVEAPSVDGQPPRADRAADR; encoded by the coding sequence GTGACTCGGCTTGGTGATCTCGAACGTGCGGTGATGGACGTCTTGTGGGACTCGGTCCCGGGCACGTCGGACGGGATCACCGTGCGCGAGGTCGCCGACGCGCTGGACGGCCGCGAGCTGGCGTACACGACGGTGATGACCGTGCTCGACCGGCTCGCCGGCAAGGACATGGTGCAGCGCGAGCGGGAGGGGCGGGCCTGGCGATACCGGGCCGCCGCCAGCCGCGAGGCGTACATCGCCCAGCTCATGCTCGACGCCCTCGACCTCGGCGGCAGCCGGGACGCCGCGCTGGTGCGCTTCGCCCGCTCGGTGACCGGCACCGAGGCCGAGGTGCTGCGCGCCGCCCTCGGGGCCGAGGCCGAAGGGGCCGGGCACGGTGGGGACGCGCTGACCGACCGGGTCGAGGCGCCGTCGGTCGACGGCCAACCGCCCCGGGCCGACAGGGCAGCGGACAGGTAG
- a CDS encoding aldehyde dehydrogenase family protein, translated as MSERVAVRKTYKLFIGGKFPRSESGRSYLVQDANVSLASRKDARDAVVAARAAVKGWAGATAYNRGQILYRVAEMLEGRREQFVALGVPGDEVDAAVDRWVWYAGWSDKLPQVYGGANPVAGPYFNLSAPEPTGVVAVVAPESPALLGLVSVIAPAIVTGNTVVVATSPTQPLAAVTLAEVLATSDLPGGVVNLLTGRIAETVPALAAHMDVNAIDLTGVADAELATELEVKAAQNLKRVLRPAPADHDWSADPGITRMTTLLETKTVWHPKGV; from the coding sequence ATGTCTGAGCGGGTCGCGGTACGCAAGACGTACAAGCTCTTCATCGGCGGGAAGTTCCCGCGCAGCGAGTCGGGACGGTCGTATCTCGTGCAGGACGCCAACGTTTCCCTCGCCTCCCGCAAGGACGCGCGGGACGCCGTGGTCGCCGCCCGCGCCGCCGTGAAGGGCTGGGCCGGGGCGACGGCGTACAACCGGGGTCAGATCCTCTACCGGGTCGCCGAGATGCTGGAGGGCCGGCGCGAGCAGTTCGTCGCCCTCGGCGTGCCCGGCGACGAGGTCGACGCGGCCGTGGACCGCTGGGTCTGGTACGCCGGCTGGTCCGACAAGCTCCCCCAGGTCTACGGCGGCGCCAACCCGGTCGCCGGGCCGTACTTCAACCTGTCGGCGCCCGAGCCGACCGGCGTCGTGGCCGTGGTGGCCCCGGAGTCCCCGGCGCTGCTCGGCCTGGTCAGCGTGATCGCCCCGGCGATCGTCACCGGCAACACGGTGGTGGTGGCGACCTCGCCGACGCAGCCCCTGGCGGCCGTGACCCTGGCGGAGGTGCTCGCCACCTCCGACCTGCCCGGCGGGGTGGTGAACCTGCTCACCGGCCGGATCGCCGAGACCGTGCCGGCGCTGGCCGCCCACATGGACGTCAACGCCATCGACCTGACCGGGGTGGCCGACGCCGAGCTGGCGACGGAACTGGAGGTCAAGGCGGCGCAGAACCTCAAACGGGTGCTCCGGCCGGCCCCGGCCGACCACGACTGGTCCGCCGACCCCGGCATCACCCGGATGACCACGCTGCTGGAGACGAAGACGGTCTGGCACCCCAAGGGGGTGTGA